The Proteus terrae subsp. cibarius genome contains the following window.
AACAACCTATCTAATGCAAAGCCTTATCGGGATTTATTTATTTCAGCGTATGGGGCTATTTAATCAATTTACTCTGCCGGAATTGATGCCTTTTGTTGTTGCCATTTGGGCAATCAATATCACTTTTGCTGTGATTTGGTTACGTTTTTTCCCACAAGGGCCAATAGAGTGGATCTGGCGTAAATCAGCCTCAAAATTAGCGCAATTCTTTTAGGTTTTTTCATGATTATTTTTGTTTAGAGGAAGTGATTCGACTTCCTCTGGTGAAACCGCAGGATAACCTTTAATGCCTTCTGGAATAGATTGTATTGCAGGAATAGTTTCTGGTGGCCCTAAAAAGCGTGGTTCACGGTTTAGAATATACACATCAATCATTGCACCAGCTCTGGCAAATACTTCGCGTACACGTACTTTAAACATGCTTTTAGGGGATGCAACAGCAAAGCATTGTGCGTCAATTCCTTTTTCTAATGCGATAAAAACGGCACGTTCACAGTGAAAACGCTGAGTGATAATGGTAAATCCATCTGTACCAAATACCTCTTTTGTTCGTACTACTGAATCAAGTGTTCTGAAGCCCGCAAAATCCATCACAATACGAGAGGCCGGAATGCCTGCTTTAATGAGATCTTTACGCATCGTATTCGGTTCATTATAGCTGTGCTTGGCATTATCACCACTGAGCAATAAATACTGAATTTTGCCACTATTATAAGCATTAACAGCGCCTTGGATGCGATATTGATAAAACTGATTTATATAACCGCTGGTGTAGTACTTCGATGTGCCTAATACCATGCCTACCTTTTTAGCAGGTAGCGTATCCACATCTTCAAAGATATAAGGATTGGTTTTCCAACCGATCCAGCGATCGCAGGCAATCAAGATGACAGCAAGCAGAATAAAAAGTGTGAGAAAGAGATAAATGAGGCGTTTTAGCATTTCCTTGCCTTAATGACGCAAATAATGAATGACTTTCATAATGCTTAAGGCTACTTGAGCGGAGATAGGGAAGCAAGAAAAAAGCGCTTCATATTAAGTAATGATGCGCTTTTCAGAATGGTACTTAGTGTTTCAAGCTACTTAGAACGAGGTTCTTTTGTAAATACGGTACTCTGGTGACCAATAGTTACGTTCAATAGCTTCTTCTAATGCTGAATCAGAAGTTACGGTAGCAACACCTTGTACTTGAGCTTCTTTTGCAACTTGTTTTGCGATATAACGCGAAACTTGCTGAATATCAGCCAGTAAAGGTAACAGAGAACCATCACCATCTTTTGCCATTGGTGAGCAATCAGCTAATGCACGGCTTGCAACCATTAACATGGCATCAGTAACACGTTTTGCACCACATGCGATAACACCTAGCCCAATACCTGGGAAGATATAAGAGTTGTTGCATTGTGCAATTGGATACTCTTTATCTTTGTATTTAACCGGTGCAAATGGGCTACCCGTTGCGACTAAAGCTTGTCCATTAGTCCAATTGATAATATCTTCAGGACGCGCTTCTACACGAGAAGTCGGGTTAGATAATGGCATTACGATAGGGCGTTCACAGTGTTTGTGCATTTCACGAATAATTTCTTCAGTGAATAAACCTGCTTGTCCTGAAACACCAATCAAAATAGTCGGTTTTGCATTCTTAACCACTTCTAACAGTGAAATCGCATCGCTTCCGGTTTCCCAATCAGCAATAGTTTCACTTTTTTGGATAAGTTTGCTTTGGAAATCAAGTAGATTTGGCAGTTTATCTGTTAATAAGCCAAAACGGTCGACCATAAAGATACGTTGACGCGCTTGTTCATCACTTAAACCTTCGGACTTCATTTGGGCAATGATTTGCTCAGCAATACCGCAACCTGCTGAGCCTGCACCTAAGAAAGTGACAGTTTGGTCTTTTAATTGGCGGCCAGCAGCACGACTTGCTGCAATTAAGCTACCTAAAGTAACAGACGCTGTACCTTGAATATCATCGTTAAAGCAACATAGCTCATCACGATAACGGTTTAATAAAGGCATCGCATTTTTTTGTGCGAAATCTTCGAATTGCAGTAAAACATTTGGCCAGCGACGTTTAACAGCTTGAATAAACTCATCAACAAACTCGTTATATTCATCACCTGTAATGCGAGGATGACGCCATCCCATATACAGAGGATCGTTTAAACGTTGTGGGTTGTTAGTACCCACATCAAGTACAACAGGCAGTGTGTACGCCGGGCTAATACCACCACACGCGGTATATAAAGAGAGTTTACCGATAGGAATACCCATACCACCGATACCTTGGTCACCTAGACCAAGAATGCGTTCGCCATCTGTTACAACAATGACTTTTACGTTCTGTTTCGTGGCGTTTTGTAGCATATCGTCGATATTGGCACGGTTAGGGTAAGAGATAAATAAACCACGAGCACGACGATAAATATCAGAGAAATGTTCACAAGCTTCACCTACTGTTGGTGTGTAAATGATAGGCATCATTTCAGTTAGGTGAGATTCCAATAGACGATAAAATAGGGTTTCATTGGTATCTTGGATATTTCGTAGGTAAATATGTTTATCGTTATCGTTTTTGAAATCAAGATATTGGCGATAAGCGCGTTCAACCTGTTCTTCGATGGTTTCAACTGCTTCAGGCAGTAAACCATGTAAGTTAAAGGTGCTGCGTTCTTCTTCGCTGAAAGCACTACCTTTATTTAACAGGGGAAATTCAAGCAGGATTGGACCTGCATACGGGATGTAGAGAGGGCGTTTACTTTCGTGTTCCAGTTCCATGAAAAATACTCTTGTAAGGCAGTTAGTCACATGACAATTGTAGATCCTACAAAATAATAAAAATATGTACAGCTTATGTTATTTTTTTATGATTTTTATGCTTAGAAATGAGAGATAGATACGGTTGTTACAACTTTTTCTGGTAAGCATCAGCAAAATTTACATGCTGATGCTTTTTTAGGAGAGATTTTTAGAGGAATAAGTTAAAACTTTTTACAAAGTGATACGTTGCATTTGGCGACAACCTAAAGCAGTTAATGTTGCTTGTGTTGCATCCCATTGCGTTAAAACTGTCTCTGTTTTTTCGATTAAGACAGCAGATTCAATATCCATAACACTCTCACCCGCCATATTTAACAAAATTAATGCGGCTTGTAGTGGCGGTAAACTTGGGTTGAATGCGGCATTTTCTGCGTAACTACCTTGGAATATTTTGCCATTTTTCATTTGAACAGCAATACCACTGTGCGACTCACTATAAGGAGCATGGCTACGATTCGTGGCTTGTAGCGCTTGTTGTGCTAATTCACTAGGGTTATCAATTTTGTAACCGTGATTAACTTTGTCCATTAATAAAGAGGTGATATTGAGATCTTTCGGGCCAAAGCTATCAGGTAAATAATCACCTAATGTTGCCATTTTTCTTCCCGGTAACTGAATTTGAATATGGGTGCCACTGTTCAATTCGTTCATAAACTGGCGACAGTGACCACAAGGTGTATAGTTAACGGTAACGGAGATCAAGCGAGATTCACCTTGTAACCACGCATGAGTCACAGCACTTTGTTCTGCGTGAACAGTTTGTTGTAGTGGGGCACCTGCAAATTCCATGTTGGCACCAAAGTAGAGATTACCACTTTCACCACGAGCAATAGCACCAACATTAAAATGAGATATCGGTGTCACTGCACAAGCAGCCGCGACTGGTAAAAGTGCGAGGGCTAAGGCATCATCATTACATTGTAACTGTGTTTTTATGGCATTGACCTGCTCTGCTGTAAACATTGCAGGGAATTCATCCTGCTCAAGATAAGGAGCAAGTGCTTGTTGTAACTGAGGGGATAAATCTGACCAAACTGCCTGAAAACGAGTATGCATACATGAGTCTCCCATTAATCTTTCTGTATTATAAGATTCTAGGCATCTTTACTCATTCTTATATGTGATGAAAATCATATTTTCAATGAAACAATTGCAACAAATTCATTAATTGAGAGATGTATCTCAAATTTATAGCAAAAATCCCCGAAGTAAAATTAATTAAATCGGGGATTTGAAAGGTAGAGTATAAAAAATATTAACTATAAAGATGCAAAATAATAGGGAAGATAAACGGAGCAAGTAAAGAGGTAATAATCCCACATGTCATTAATGCCAATGAACTATAAGCACCTTCGATATAATCCACTTCTGCCGCTCTTGCTGTTCCTACTGCATGCGAAACGGTTCCCATCGCTAATCCCCGAGAGGCGTGAGTTGGAATTCGCAATATCTTGAATAGAGTGTGACCAAAAATGGCACCTAAAATACCTACTGCAATAACACATGCAGCACTGATTGCAGGAATACCACCTATGGAGTCTGCAACTGCCATTGCGATAGGTGTTGTGACTGATTTAGGTAAGACTGATGCGGCAATTTCGGGAGTTGCTCCTGCCCATAAGGCAATCGCAGTACCACTGACCATGGCTGCAACACTACCAATAAAGCAAATACTTATCAGTGATTTCCATTGTGCGCGAATTTGGTGTAATTGCTGATAAAGCGGAATAGCTAAAGCAACAACGGCAGGTTGTAATAAATCATTTAAAATACGACTACCTGCAAAATAGTGTTCGTAAGGAGTATGTGTAATTAATAAGATAGGAATAATAACCGCAATACCAATAAGTAAAGGGTTCAATATAGGTAATTTATAACGAGCAGCAAGTTTACGTGATAAATAAAAGATAATTATGGTTAAAGGAAGTGACCACCATATATTCGTTAACACTAACATTTTTTCTTCTCACTTAATGCTTTATCATCATCTTTTTCTTTTGTTTCAATAATATCTTCAACTAGATCTGGTTTTGAACCTACGATAATACGCTCACGATGAACATAATGTGAACAGTAAGCAACCAGTGCCATAACCCCAAACGTACTGACTATACAGGCTAAAACGATAGGGAAAAGTTGCTGACTAAGTAAATCATAATAATTCATTACGGCTACCCCGATAGGGATAAAGAGCAATGACATATTTTTCAGCAGGATATTGGCGCCAGGTTTAACCCAACGCAAAGGAATAAGCTGGAAAGCAAGTAAACCAAAAAGGATCAGTAACCCAATAATACTACCTGGAACCGCGAAGGGTAGAAGAGCTGAAATAAGATTACCAGCAAAAAGACAAAGATAAAGTACCAAAAAAGATCGTAGATAATGCCAAAGTGTAATCTGCAATCGTGCCCGTTTAGATTTCATAAGTAAGTGTCCCAAATCAACTAACAGAATTATCATACACCGATTTTGAAAGTGTGCTATGGATCACAATAAAAAAAGAGCGGGGCTCTAATAGAACCCCGCCATATATTTATTTGGCAAATGAATCTTGGTTGTTATTTCACTTGTTGACCCGGTTTTGCACCAGAATCTGGGCTGAGTAAGAAAATATCTTTATCGCCAGGGCCTGCTGCCATTACCATGCCTTCTGAAATACCAAAACGCATTTTACGAGGTGCTAAGTTTGCTACCATTACCGTTAAGCGACCTTCTAACACTTTAGGATCTGGGTATGCAGTACGAATACCTGAGAATACTTGGCGAGTTTCGCCACCTAAGTCCAAAATTAATTTCAGTAGTTTGTCTGAGCCTTCAACAAAGTCTGCTTGTTTAATTTCAGCGATACGCATATCGATTTTCGCAAAATCATCAAATTTGATGGTTTCTTGAATAGGTGCATCAGCCAATGGCCCCGTTACTTCTTTTACTGGAGCAATGGTACTTTTTGATGCTTCAACCATTGCGTTAGCTTTATCCATTTCAATACGGTTAAACAACGCTTTGAATTTAGTGATTTCTTGGCCTAACAGTGGTTGATCAAGTGCATCCCATGTTAATTGGGTTTGTAAAAAGGCTTCTGAACGTTCTGTCAGTGAAGGTAATACAGGTTTCAGATACGTCATCAATACACGGAATAAGTTAATTCCCATAGTACAGATTGCTTGTAACTGAGTATCTTGACCTTCTTGTTTTGCCACTACCCAAGGGGCTTTTTCATCGATATAACGGTTAGCTTCATCAGCTAATGCCATAATTTCACGAATGGCTTTACCAAACTCACGATTTTCAAATGATTGTGCGATAGTTTCTTTCATATCAACAAAGTGTTGATAAAGTTTAGCATCATCTAAAGAATCAGCTAATTTGCCATCAAAACGCTTGCTGATAAAACCTGCTGTACGCGATGCAAGGTTCACCACTTTATTAACAATGTCGCTGTTTACACGTTGAACAAAGTCTTCTAAGTTTAGGTCAATATCGTCAATGCGTGATGAAAGTTTTGCAGCATAGTAATAACGTAGGCAATCCGCATCAAAATGATCAAGATAAGCGCGAGCAGTAATAAAGGTGCCACGAGATTTTGACATCTTCGCACCATTTACTGTGACATAACCATGAACAAACAAGTTTGTTGGTTTGCGATATTCGCTACCTTCTAACATTGCAGGCCAGAATAAGCTGTGGAAATAGACGATATCTTTACCAATAAAGTGATAAAGGTCAGCTTTGCTGTCTTTATTCCAAAATTCATCAAAACTTAAATCACCACGTTTTTCACATAAGTTTAAGAATGAACTCATGTAGCCAATCGGTGCATCTAGCCATACATAGAAATATTTACCCGGTGCATCTGGAATTTCGAAACCGAAATAAGGCGCGTCACGAGTGATATCCCACTGTTGTAAACCACTGTCGAACCATTCTTGCATCTTATTCGCAACTTGTTCTTGCAGTGCACCAGAGCGTATCCACGCTTGTAACATGTTGCTAAATGCAGGTAAGTCGAAGAAATAGTGTTCTGTTTCGCGCATTACAGGCGTTGAACCTGATACGACAGAGCGTGGATTAATTAATTCTGTTGGGCTGTAAGTTGAGCCACAAACTTCACAGTTATCACCATATTGGTCTTGCGCTTT
Protein-coding sequences here:
- the sanA gene encoding outer membrane permeability protein SanA; this translates as MLKRLIYLFLTLFILLAVILIACDRWIGWKTNPYIFEDVDTLPAKKVGMVLGTSKYYTSGYINQFYQYRIQGAVNAYNSGKIQYLLLSGDNAKHSYNEPNTMRKDLIKAGIPASRIVMDFAGFRTLDSVVRTKEVFGTDGFTIITQRFHCERAVFIALEKGIDAQCFAVASPKSMFKVRVREVFARAGAMIDVYILNREPRFLGPPETIPAIQSIPEGIKGYPAVSPEEVESLPLNKNNHEKT
- a CDS encoding NAD-dependent malic enzyme; protein product: MELEHESKRPLYIPYAGPILLEFPLLNKGSAFSEEERSTFNLHGLLPEAVETIEEQVERAYRQYLDFKNDNDKHIYLRNIQDTNETLFYRLLESHLTEMMPIIYTPTVGEACEHFSDIYRRARGLFISYPNRANIDDMLQNATKQNVKVIVVTDGERILGLGDQGIGGMGIPIGKLSLYTACGGISPAYTLPVVLDVGTNNPQRLNDPLYMGWRHPRITGDEYNEFVDEFIQAVKRRWPNVLLQFEDFAQKNAMPLLNRYRDELCCFNDDIQGTASVTLGSLIAASRAAGRQLKDQTVTFLGAGSAGCGIAEQIIAQMKSEGLSDEQARQRIFMVDRFGLLTDKLPNLLDFQSKLIQKSETIADWETGSDAISLLEVVKNAKPTILIGVSGQAGLFTEEIIREMHKHCERPIVMPLSNPTSRVEARPEDIINWTNGQALVATGSPFAPVKYKDKEYPIAQCNNSYIFPGIGLGVIACGAKRVTDAMLMVASRALADCSPMAKDGDGSLLPLLADIQQVSRYIAKQVAKEAQVQGVATVTSDSALEEAIERNYWSPEYRIYKRTSF
- the cdd gene encoding cytidine deaminase; the encoded protein is MHTRFQAVWSDLSPQLQQALAPYLEQDEFPAMFTAEQVNAIKTQLQCNDDALALALLPVAAACAVTPISHFNVGAIARGESGNLYFGANMEFAGAPLQQTVHAEQSAVTHAWLQGESRLISVTVNYTPCGHCRQFMNELNSGTHIQIQLPGRKMATLGDYLPDSFGPKDLNITSLLMDKVNHGYKIDNPSELAQQALQATNRSHAPYSESHSGIAVQMKNGKIFQGSYAENAAFNPSLPPLQAALILLNMAGESVMDIESAVLIEKTETVLTQWDATQATLTALGCRQMQRITL
- a CDS encoding CidB/LrgB family autolysis modulator; amino-acid sequence: MLVLTNIWWSLPLTIIIFYLSRKLAARYKLPILNPLLIGIAVIIPILLITHTPYEHYFAGSRILNDLLQPAVVALAIPLYQQLHQIRAQWKSLISICFIGSVAAMVSGTAIALWAGATPEIAASVLPKSVTTPIAMAVADSIGGIPAISAACVIAVGILGAIFGHTLFKILRIPTHASRGLAMGTVSHAVGTARAAEVDYIEGAYSSLALMTCGIITSLLAPFIFPIILHLYS
- a CDS encoding CidA/LrgA family protein, with translation MKSKRARLQITLWHYLRSFLVLYLCLFAGNLISALLPFAVPGSIIGLLILFGLLAFQLIPLRWVKPGANILLKNMSLLFIPIGVAVMNYYDLLSQQLFPIVLACIVSTFGVMALVAYCSHYVHRERIIVGSKPDLVEDIIETKEKDDDKALSEKKKC
- the metG gene encoding methionine--tRNA ligase: MSHVANKLLVTCALPYANGSIHLGHILEHIQADIWVRYQRMRGKEVHFICADDAHGTPIMLKAQQLGITPETMIEEMSKEHQQDFAGFNISYDNYHSTHSEESRQLSTKIYLALKKNGHIKSKTISQLYDEEKGMFLPDRFVKGTCPKCKAQDQYGDNCEVCGSTYSPTELINPRSVVSGSTPVMRETEHYFFDLPAFSNMLQAWIRSGALQEQVANKMQEWFDSGLQQWDITRDAPYFGFEIPDAPGKYFYVWLDAPIGYMSSFLNLCEKRGDLSFDEFWNKDSKADLYHFIGKDIVYFHSLFWPAMLEGSEYRKPTNLFVHGYVTVNGAKMSKSRGTFITARAYLDHFDADCLRYYYAAKLSSRIDDIDLNLEDFVQRVNSDIVNKVVNLASRTAGFISKRFDGKLADSLDDAKLYQHFVDMKETIAQSFENREFGKAIREIMALADEANRYIDEKAPWVVAKQEGQDTQLQAICTMGINLFRVLMTYLKPVLPSLTERSEAFLQTQLTWDALDQPLLGQEITKFKALFNRIEMDKANAMVEASKSTIAPVKEVTGPLADAPIQETIKFDDFAKIDMRIAEIKQADFVEGSDKLLKLILDLGGETRQVFSGIRTAYPDPKVLEGRLTVMVANLAPRKMRFGISEGMVMAAGPGDKDIFLLSPDSGAKPGQQVK